In Misgurnus anguillicaudatus chromosome 5, ASM2758022v2, whole genome shotgun sequence, a genomic segment contains:
- the smarcb1a gene encoding SWI/SNF-related matrix-associated actin-dependent regulator of chromatin subfamily B member 1-A isoform X1: MLTFNMALSKTYGQKPIKFQLEEDGDFYMIGSEVGNYLRMFRGSLYKRYPSLSRRLATVEERKKIVASSHDHGYTTLATSVTLLKASEVEEILEGHDEKYKAVSISTEPPAYLREQKAKRNSQWVPTLPNSSHHLDAVPCSTTINRNRMGRDKKRTFPLCFDDHDPAVIHENATQAEVLVPIRLDMEIDGQKLRDAFTWNMNEKLMTPEMFAEILCDDLDLSPLTFVPAIASAIRQQIESYPTDSILDEQMDQRVIINLNIHVGNISLVDQFEWDMSEKENSPEKFALKLCSELGLGGEFVTTIAYSIRGQLSWHQRTYAFSENPLPTVEIAIRNTGDADQWCPLLETLTDAEMEKKIRDQDRNTRRMRRLANTAPAW; encoded by the exons ATGCTAACATTCAACATGGCGTTAAGCAAAACATACGGGCAAAAACCTATTAAATTTCAACTGGAGGAAGATGGAGACTTTTATATGATTGGATCAGAG gTGGGAAATTACTTGCGTATGTTTAGGGGGTCTTTATATAAGAGATACCCTTCACTTTCAAGAAGACTAGCGACAGTagaggaaagaaagaaaattgTAGCATCATCTCACG ATCACGGTTACACCACTTTAGCCACCAGTGTGACGTTGTTGAAGGCTTCAGAAGTAGAGGAGATATTAGAGGGACATGACGAGAAGTATAAAGCTGTGTCCATCAGCACTGAGCCTCCAGCCTATCTCAG GGAGCAGAAAGCCAAGAGAAACAGCCAGTGGGTGCCCACTCTACCCAACAGTTCCCACCACTTAGATGCTGTACCTTGCTCCACCACGATCAACCGCAACCGGATGGGACGTGACAAAAAAAGGACCTTCCCTCTCTG CTTTGATGACCACGATCCTGCTGTCATCCATGAGAATGCTACACAGGCTGAGGTCCTGGTGCCCATCCGCCTTGACATGGAGATTGATGGGCAGAAGCTGCGTGATGCTTTTACATGGAACATGAAT GAGAAACTGATGACCCCAGAGATGTTTGCTGAAATCTTATGTGATGATCTGGATCTTAGCCCCCTTACATTTGTTCCTGCCATTGCCTCAGCCATCAGACAGCAGATAGAGTCCTACCCCACAGACAGCATACTGGATGAGCAGATGGACCAGAGAGTCATCATCAAT TTAAACATACACGTTGGGAACATATCTCTGGTGGACCAGTTTGAATGGGACATGTCTGAGAAGGAGAACTCACCTGAGAAGTTTGCCCTAAAGCTGTGCTCTGAGCTTGGCCTTGGGGGAGAGTTCGTCACCACTATTGCATATAGCATTCGTGGCCAACTTAGCTGGCATCAAAGAACCTATGCCTTCAg TGAGAACCCTCTCCCCACAGTGGAGATTGCCATCAGAAACACAGGTGATGCTGACCAGTGGTGTCCTTTACTTGAGACACTGACGGATGCTGAGATGGAGAAGAAGATCAGGGACCAGGACAGAAACACAAG GCGAATGAGGCGACTTGCAAACACAGCCCCAGCATGGTGA
- the smarcb1a gene encoding SWI/SNF-related matrix-associated actin-dependent regulator of chromatin subfamily B member 1-A isoform X2 codes for MLTFNMALSKTYGQKPIKFQLEEDGDFYMIGSEVGNYLRMFRGSLYKRYPSLSRRLATVEERKKIVASSHATSVTLLKASEVEEILEGHDEKYKAVSISTEPPAYLREQKAKRNSQWVPTLPNSSHHLDAVPCSTTINRNRMGRDKKRTFPLCFDDHDPAVIHENATQAEVLVPIRLDMEIDGQKLRDAFTWNMNEKLMTPEMFAEILCDDLDLSPLTFVPAIASAIRQQIESYPTDSILDEQMDQRVIINLNIHVGNISLVDQFEWDMSEKENSPEKFALKLCSELGLGGEFVTTIAYSIRGQLSWHQRTYAFSENPLPTVEIAIRNTGDADQWCPLLETLTDAEMEKKIRDQDRNTRRMRRLANTAPAW; via the exons ATGCTAACATTCAACATGGCGTTAAGCAAAACATACGGGCAAAAACCTATTAAATTTCAACTGGAGGAAGATGGAGACTTTTATATGATTGGATCAGAG gTGGGAAATTACTTGCGTATGTTTAGGGGGTCTTTATATAAGAGATACCCTTCACTTTCAAGAAGACTAGCGACAGTagaggaaagaaagaaaattgTAGCATCATCTCACG CCACCAGTGTGACGTTGTTGAAGGCTTCAGAAGTAGAGGAGATATTAGAGGGACATGACGAGAAGTATAAAGCTGTGTCCATCAGCACTGAGCCTCCAGCCTATCTCAG GGAGCAGAAAGCCAAGAGAAACAGCCAGTGGGTGCCCACTCTACCCAACAGTTCCCACCACTTAGATGCTGTACCTTGCTCCACCACGATCAACCGCAACCGGATGGGACGTGACAAAAAAAGGACCTTCCCTCTCTG CTTTGATGACCACGATCCTGCTGTCATCCATGAGAATGCTACACAGGCTGAGGTCCTGGTGCCCATCCGCCTTGACATGGAGATTGATGGGCAGAAGCTGCGTGATGCTTTTACATGGAACATGAAT GAGAAACTGATGACCCCAGAGATGTTTGCTGAAATCTTATGTGATGATCTGGATCTTAGCCCCCTTACATTTGTTCCTGCCATTGCCTCAGCCATCAGACAGCAGATAGAGTCCTACCCCACAGACAGCATACTGGATGAGCAGATGGACCAGAGAGTCATCATCAAT TTAAACATACACGTTGGGAACATATCTCTGGTGGACCAGTTTGAATGGGACATGTCTGAGAAGGAGAACTCACCTGAGAAGTTTGCCCTAAAGCTGTGCTCTGAGCTTGGCCTTGGGGGAGAGTTCGTCACCACTATTGCATATAGCATTCGTGGCCAACTTAGCTGGCATCAAAGAACCTATGCCTTCAg TGAGAACCCTCTCCCCACAGTGGAGATTGCCATCAGAAACACAGGTGATGCTGACCAGTGGTGTCCTTTACTTGAGACACTGACGGATGCTGAGATGGAGAAGAAGATCAGGGACCAGGACAGAAACACAAG GCGAATGAGGCGACTTGCAAACACAGCCCCAGCATGGTGA